In one Silene latifolia isolate original U9 population chromosome 10, ASM4854445v1, whole genome shotgun sequence genomic region, the following are encoded:
- the LOC141604687 gene encoding uncharacterized protein LOC141604687 yields the protein MIMVVAAGSTTPAPILKTTSSTPGSRFPSNPRRPPLLQSEKDNSNRDSNNNGGIVAGGGGGGAQYRRPKSREVSSRYLSISSSSSTSNSSSSSSATNLSNQTPSFRRCPSPSPSRPRTPATRTGTVGGESPAIKRAVSAERRRPSTPKMSAAAKMLVSSTRSLSVSFQGESYAVPRVKSVKPVVNSGSVSTPGLGTPGLRRGTPERRNAGTPWKAGENSRPSDQPWPGRVVSMSRSVDLGSGKVVRALKESLVSGERNSNAMSIDSATLRKSRIKDDGNVASSGLESRILDRNSNEMASDLSTLRKSGIKDDGNVSGMGLEPRNLDQNLSRTSSDSCTLRKIGDKDDGDVANVGLELRNLDRTSSAASSDSGTLRKSRNKDESSVAGVGLESRGSDADSVSSGSNSGSQNGNSLSSINSSRSKGGGRSLIVAPRHWHDSKRGLEPSSPMARMTVPQKNIAPKKFVSESPVGSPRRPLSSSGNRGFSSPIRGSVRPASPNKMALDRYRPASPSKMSLDRCRPASPSKISADRCRPASPSKMSGDRYRPASPSKMTLDRYRPASPSKMALDRSSPSTVMGRMASPSRARSAVGSTPSVLSYGADVRVAKVGVNRISDAHLLRLLHNRHLQWRFVNAKAEASLSFQHFNAERSLYNAWKATSDLSRTVSSKRQELQWLRLKLKVVSILKRQILHLEEWALIDKDHCSSLSGATESLQASTIRLPLISGARVDVQDLKDAICSAADVMHSMASSICALSRKVEEMNTLAAEVANLTAKERYFLNDCKDTLSMLTGMQVKDCSLRAQILQLKCALSRLAGEV from the exons ATGATAATGGTTGTAGCAGCAGGCTCAACTACGCCAGCACCGATTCTCAAAACGACTTCGTCTACTCCTGGTTCTAGGTTTCCTTCTAACCCTAGACGTCCTCCATTGTTGCAATCTGAGAAGGATAATAGTAATCGCGATAGTAATAACAATGGCGGAATTGtagcaggaggaggaggaggaggagctcaGTATCGTCGACCTAAATCGCGTGAAGTTAGTTCAAGGTATTTGTcgatttcttcttcttcatctacatCAAATTCTTCTTCGTCGTCATCGGCGACTAATTTATCGAATCAAACGCCGTCGTTTCGGCGATGTCCGTCTCCGTCACCGTCCCGGCCGCGTACGCCGGCGACGAGGACGGGGACAGTGGGAGGTGAGTCACCGGCGATTAAGCGTGCGGTGTCGGCGGAGCGACGGCGACCGTCGACGCCGAAAATGTCGGCAGCGGCGAAGATGTTGGTGTCGTCTACGAGAAGTCTTTCGGTTTCGTTTCAGGGGGAGTCGTATGCGGTGCCGAGGGTTAAGAGTGTTAAACCGGTGGTTAATTCCGGTTCGGTTTCAACGCCGGGGCTGGGGACCCCAGGGTTAAGGAGAGGGACGCCGGAGAGGAGGAATGCGGGGACACCGTGGAAAGCGGGGGAGAATTCACGGCCGAGTGATCAGCCATGGCCGGGTCGGGTTGTGTCGATGAGTCGGAGTGTTGATCTTGGATCTGGTAAAGTGGTTAGGGCGTTGAAAGAGTCTCTGGTTAGTGGGGAGAGAAATTCGAATGCAATGTCAATTGATTCGGCTACATTGCGAAAAAGTAGGATTAAGGATGATGGTAATGTGGCTAGTTCGGGTTTGGAGTCGCGGATTTTGGATCGAAATTCGAATGAAATGGCTTCTGATTTGAGTACATTGCGAAAAAGTGGGATTAAGGATGATGGTAATGTGTCTGGTATGGGTTTAGAACCGCGGAATTTGGACCAAAATTTGAGTAGAACGTCGTCTGATTCGTGTACATTGCGTAAAATTGGGGATAAGGATGATGGTGATGTGGCCAATGTGGGTTTAGAATTGCGGAATTTGGATCGAACTTCGAGTGCAGCGTCTTCTGATTCGGGCACATTGCGTAAGAGCAGAAATAAGGACGAGAGTAGTGTGGCCGGTGTGGGTTTAGAGTCACGAGGTTCAGATGCCGATAGTGTGTCCTCTGGAAGTAACTCAGGATCGCAAAATGGTAATTCACTTTCGAGTATTAATTCCAGTCGTAGTAAAGGTGGAGGGAGGAGTCTTATAGTGGCCCCAAGGCATTGGCATGACTCAAAACGTGGTTTGGAGCCGAGTTCTCCAATGGCTAGGATGACCGTGCCACAAAAGAACATTGCACCTAAGAAGTTTGTGAGTGAAAGTCCTGTGGGATCTCCTAGAAGACCATTGAGTAGTAGTGGTAATAGAGGGTTCTCATCTCCAATTCGCGGGAGTGTAAGGCCTGCTTCCCCAAATAAGATGGCATTGGATAGGTACAGACCCGCTTCTCCAAGTAAGATGTCTTTGGATAGGTGCAGACCCGCTTCCCCAAGTAAGATCTCTGCGGATAGGTGCAGACCTGCTTCCCCAAGTAAGATGTCTGGTGATAGGTACAGACCCGCTTCCCCAAGTAAGATGACATTGGATAGGTACAGGCCCGCTTCCCCAAGTAAGATGGCATTGGATAGGAGTTCTCCATCGACCGTGATGGGCCGAATGGCTAGTCCGTCAAGAGCGAGGAGTGCGGTGGGTAGCACGCCATCAGTTCTTAGTTATGGGGCAGATGTGAGAGTAGCTAAAGTGGGGGTTAATCGGATTAGTGATGCTCATTTGCTACGCCTTTTGCATAATAGGCACTTGCAGTGGCGGTTTGTGAATGCGAAAGCCGAGGCTTCGTTGTCTTTTCAACACTTCAATGCAGAG AGAAGTCTTTACAATGCGTGGAAAGCAACTTCAGACCTATCCAGAACAGTTTCTTCTAAAAGGCAAGAGTTACAGTGgctgaggctgaaattgaaggtCGTTTCTATCTTGAAGCGTCAA ATCTTACACTTGGAAGAATGGGCGCTAATAGATAAAGATCACTGCTCTTCCCTATCAGGTGCTACTGAGTCATTACAGGCTAGTACCATTCGCCTTCCGCTGATAAGTGGCGCTAGG GTGGATGTTCAAGATCTGAAGGATGCTATATGCTCTGCTGCTGATGTGATGCATTCAATGGCATCTTCAATATGCGCTTTGTCACGAAAG GTTGAGGAAATGAATACCTTGGCGGCTGAAGTTGCTAACTTAACAGCTAAAGAGCGTTATTTTCTTAACGATTGCAAGGACACCTTGTCAATGTTGACTGGAATGCAG GTAAAAGATTGCAGCCTGAGGGCACAAATATTGCAGCTGAAATGTGCATTGTCGCGCCTGGCGGGTGAAGTGTAA
- the LOC141604688 gene encoding T-complex protein 1 subunit zeta 1, whose amino-acid sequence MSVRVLNPNAEVLNKSEALRMNINAAKGLQDVLKSNLGPKGTIKMLVGGAGDIKLTKDGNTLLKEMQIQNPTAIMIARTAVAQDDISGDGTTSTVIFIGELMKQSDRYIDEGMHPRVLVDGFEIAKRATLQFLEKFKTPVVMGDEPDREILRMVARTTLRTKLYEALADQLTEIVVNAVLCIRKPLEPIDLFMVEIMHMRHKFDVDTKLVNGLVLDHGSRHPDMKRRAENCHILTCNVSLEYEKSEINAGFFYSNSEQREAMVAAERRSVDERVKKIIELKNQVCGSTDDGFVVINQKGIDPPSLDMLAKAGIIALRRAKRRNMERLVLACGGEAVNSVDDLTPDVLGWAGLVHEHVLGEEKYTFVENVKNPHSCTILIKGPNDHTIAQIKDAVRDGLRGVKNTLEDEAVILGAGAFEVAARQHLVNEVVKTVKGRAQLGVEAFADALLVIPKTLAENAGLDTQDVLISLKGEHDRGSVVGLDQHTGEPIDPQLEGIFDNYSVKRQIISAGPVIASQLLLVDEVIRAGRNMRKPT is encoded by the exons ATGTCGGTAAGAGTACTAAACCCTAATGCCGAAGTTCTCAACAAATCTGAAGCACTTCGTATGAATATCAATGCCGCCAAGGGTTTACAAGATGTTCTCAAATCCAATCTCGGTCCTAAAGGCACCATTAAAAT GCTTGTTGGCGGTGCGGGAGATATTAAGCTCACTAAAGATGGAAACACTCTCTTGAAAGAAATG CAAATTCAAAATCCAACTGCAATTATGATAGCAAGGACTGCTGTTGCTCAAGATGATATTAGTGGGGACGGGACTACGTCGACGGTGATATTTATTGGCGAGCTTATGAAACAATCAGATCGCTACATCGATGAAG GGATGCATCCTCGTGTTTTGGTTGACGGTTTTGAGATTGCAAAAAGAGCTACTCTTCAGTTTCTTGAAAAATTTAAGACCCCTGTTGTAATGGGTGATGAACCTGACAGGGAGATTCTAAGAATGGTAGCAAGAACTACATTAAGAACAAAG CTATACGAAGCCCTGGCAGATCAGCTGACAGAGATAGTTGTAAATGCG GTTCTGTGCATCCGCAAGCCTCTGGAACCTATTGACCTATTTATGGTGGAAATTATGCATATGCGCCACAAGTTTGACGTTGACACAAAATTG GTAAATGGACTTGTCCTTGATCATGGTTCCAGGCATCCTGATATGAAACGAAGAGCCGAAAATTGTCACATATTGACTTGCAATGTATCACTGGAGTATGAGAAAAG TGAAATAAATGCAGGCTTCTTCTATTCAAACTCAGAGCAGAGGGAGGCTATGGTTGCGGCTGAAAGGCGTTCTGTTGATGAGAGAGTGAAGAAAATTATTGAACTAAAGAATCAG GTTTGTGGAAGTACTGATGAcggctttgtggtgatcaatcAAAAAGGAATTGACCCCCCTTCGTTGGATATGCTGGCCAAAGCTGGT ATCATTGCCCTTCGAAGAGCCAAGCGGAGGAATATGGAAAGGTTGGTTTTGGCTTGTGGAGGGGAGGCTGTTAATTCAGTGGATGACTTGACTCCAGATGTTCTCGGGTGGGCTGGATTAGTGCATGAACATGTTCTTGGAGAAGAAAAGTACACATTTGTGGAGAATGTGAAGAACCCTCATTCCTGTACAATTCTTATTAAAG GACCCAATGACCATACAATTGCGCAGATAAAAGATGCTGTTCGTGATGGACTAAGAGGAGTAAAAAATACACTTGAGGATGAAGCTGTTATATTG GGGGCTGGAGCATTTGAGGTTGCTGCAAGACAACATCTGGTCAATGAAGTTGTAAAGACTGTAAAAGGG CGTGCACAACTTGGTGTAGAAGCATTTGCTGACGCTCTTCTGGTGATCCCTAAGACCCTAGCTGAAAATGCTGGTCTTGACACGCAAGATGTTCTAATTTCCCTCAAG GGGGAGCATGACAGAGGAAGTGTCGTGGGATTAGATCAGCATACTGGAGAACCCATTGACCCCCAGCTGGAGGGTATTTTTGATAATTACTCAGTGAAGCGCCAGATTATAAGCGCAGG GCCTGTGATAGCATCTCAATTGTTGCTGGTTGATGAAGTAATTCGTGCTGGGCGTAACATGAGGAAACCAACTTAG